One segment of Haliotis asinina isolate JCU_RB_2024 chromosome 12, JCU_Hal_asi_v2, whole genome shotgun sequence DNA contains the following:
- the LOC137258416 gene encoding uncharacterized protein has protein sequence MSVYRGALRRLMRAYPTLNLRIAVNPSQHEADVVLPGLRYEDIDYTGQPDIWRIYDMMGRVEFAAFFQDYSFIDFTSLYKKGIGAFAKAVSLEIKKGFYQTTTPKAPLHVHLKLDHIGETTFTVKSSLSTGGKHTPSVNIQSQYTLQHVESKLVEKIPNWWRIKFAPHISADAQKLIIYPPMDIPKQVFSHSLTVPRIDTDIHTRTRCSSYAKYFMDNASIASHRAFYPNVSTSFHELLVKKMKMVYFSASSWGDTLTAETWEDEEIPRTLHCNVIKQGQHIWYGSMVFHSEPSDISEPSLTTI, from the exons ATGTCTGTGTACAGAGGAGCCCTCAGACGTTTAATGAG GGCATACCCAACACTGAACTTGAGAATTGCTGTGAATCCCTCCCAACATGAAGCAGACGTGGTTCTGCCAGGACTTCGTTATGAAGACATTGACTACACAG GACAGCCGGACATCTGGAGGATATATGACATGATGGGGAGAGTGGAGTTTGCTGCCTTCTTCCAGGATTACTCTTTCATAGACTTCACCTCTCTCTACAAGAAGGGTATCGGCGCCTTTGCTAAAGCTGTCAGCCTGGAGATCAAAAAAGGCTTTTACCAGACAACAACACCCAAAGCTCCCCTGCATGTGCATCTGAAGCTCGACCACATAGGGGAGACAACTTTCACGGTCAAGTCTTCCTTATCAACAGGTGGGAAGCACACACCATCGGTAAACATACAGAGTCAGTACACACTGCAGCATGTTGAGAGCAAGTTGGTGGAGAAGATACCCAACTGGTGGAGAATAAAGTTTGCACCTCACATTTCAGCAGATGCTCAGAAGCTTATTATCTATCCTCCAATGGATATTCCAAAACAGGTATtttcccactcactcactgtcccaCGGATAGACACAGATATTCACACACGGACACGATGTTCATCGTATGCAAAGTATTTCATGGATAACGCAAGCATTGCTTCACATAGAGCATTTTATCCTAATGTTTCAACATCCTTTCATGAACTGCTTGTCAAGAAGATGAAAATGGTGTATTTTTCTGCTAGCAGCTGGGGGGATACACTGACAGCAGAAACGTGGGAGGATGAGGAGATTCCACGGACATTACACTGTAATGTCATTAAACAGGGACAACACATCTGGTACGGGTCGATGGTGTTTCATTCAGAACCTTCGGACATCTCCGAACCAAGCCTAACAACAATTTGA